In candidate division WOR-3 bacterium, the sequence CGGTATCCAGTCCGATCTCTTTAAATCCTTTCAACACTCTTCTGGTTATCGACCACAAACGTTCCCGTCTCTGCGGTTCGGTCTTTATGATATGTAGAGCCATGCGGGCACTCGCAACCGAGGCGGGAACCATGCTCGCCGAGAATATCAGAGCCCTCGCCCGATGTTTGATATGGGTGATTACATCTTTGTCTGCGACTACAAACCCTCCCAGTGAAGCGAATGCTTTGATGAAGGTGCCCATTATCAAATCGACATCATCGAGTACA encodes:
- a CDS encoding aminotransferase class I/II-fold pyridoxal phosphate-dependent enzyme → VLDDVDLIMGTFIKAFASLGGFVVADKDVITHIKHRARALIFSASMVPASVASARMALHIIKTEPQRRERLWSITRRVLKGFKEIGLDTGESETPVIPVIIGDDDKCFAFWKMLIANGIFANPVISPATPPGRALIRTSYMATHTDEDIDTVLRVFEECAKEFNLGKK